The following coding sequences lie in one Cannabis sativa cultivar Pink pepper isolate KNU-18-1 chromosome 5, ASM2916894v1, whole genome shotgun sequence genomic window:
- the LOC115717458 gene encoding maltose excess protein 1, chloroplastic-like: THLSSLSSLCSFQLRFLGSSWASFFYGYGNLACLYWFNSISKEFFLAATAGFVLWIVLVVTGLAVNFFNYFYLLNDSVWRFWEDVITVGGLSALPQVMWSTFVPYLPNTILPGALSFVVAVAAVVMARLGKLSEKGTKFVGAISGWTATLLFMWMPVSQMWTNFLNPDNIKGLSPVSMLLAMIGNGLMIPRALLTRDFMWFLGSSWASFFYGYGNLACLYWFNSISKEFFLAATAGFELWIGMALWRDTVVHGYSSPFTSLKELISGS, from the exons ACGCACCTGAGCAGCCTCTCTTCTCTCTGTTCCTTTCAGTTGAG GTTTCTCGGTTCTTCTTGGGCTTCATTCTTCTACGGATATGGAAATCTAGCCTGCTTGTACTG GTTCAATAGTATCAGCAAGGAATTCTTCTTGGCAGCAACCGCTGGTTTCGTATTGTGGATAG TGCTCGTTGTAACGGGTTTGgctgttaatttctttaattacTTCTATTTGCTTAATGATTCGGTGTGGAGATTTTGGGAGGATGTTATTACAGTTGGTGGTTTATCAGCTTTGCCACAG GTTATGTGGTCCACATTTGTTCCTTATTTACCAAACACTATATTGCCCGGTGCTCTATCGTTTGTTGTAGCTGTTGCAGCTGTTGTTATG GCACGACTAGGTAAACTATCTGAGAAAGGTACTAAATTTGTTGGAGCCATATCTGGATGGACGGCTACACTCCTCTTCATGTGGATGCCGGTATCACAAATG TGGACAAATTTCCTCAATCCTGACAATATTAAAGGCTTATCACCTGTTTCTATGTTGCTTGCAATGATTGGCAATGGACTCATGATTCCTCGTGCGCTATTAACTCGCGATTTCATGTG GTTTCTCGGTTCTTCTTGGGCTTCATTCTTTTACGGATATGGAAATCTAGCCTGCTTGTACTG GTTCAATAGTATCAGCAAGGAATTCTTCTTGGCAGCAACCGCTGGTTTCGAACTGTGGATAG GAATGGCTCTATGGAGAGACACTGTAGTTCATGGATATAGCTCACCTTTCACTTCATTGAAAGAGTTGATTTCTGGTTCTTAG
- the LOC115716219 gene encoding uncharacterized protein LOC115716219 gives MGNANATPSPSQVSLNKCIRKVPPAHYTMKVDSFSLFSKSINKHKGSVFEAGGYKWQLSFYPNKDKNYLSLYLTIIWCNDDDDESDDIASSIGWEVNVNFTLFVYNQTKDNYLAFQGVRRFHEMKKEWGFEQIISLETFKDVHNGYVVNDSCVFGAEVFIINQTAPIFATLSVVQRRFMDNPIFRWEIKEFSKIMNKYEHNSQVFSSGGIEWHLSIGLDGQRSIDGKSLTMFLMMEHLKESTTYVEFCLRVIDQLNSKHKEFKVNKCYPGKNNGWGARLLSLEDLHNNSNYYVVKDTLILEVDFSLISRTKVSTSSKPTKIIN, from the exons ATGGGTAATGCTAATGCTACTCCATCACCATCACAAg TAAGTTTAAATAAATGTATAAGAAAAGTTCCACCAGCTCACTACACGATGAAAGTTGATTCGTTCAGTTTGTtctcaaaatcaataaataaacacaaGGGTTCTGTATTTGAAGCCGGTGGATACAAATG gcAATTGTCATTTTATccaaataaagataaaaattacTTGTCTTTGTACTTGACGATAATATGGtgcaatgatgatgatgatgagagtGATGATATTGCTTCGAGTATTGGTTGGGAGGTTAATGTTAACTTCACTTTGTTTGTCTATAATCAAACAAAAGATAATTATCTGGCCTTTCAAG GTGTGAGGCGTTTTCACGAGATGAAAAAAGAATGGGGATTTGAACAAATAATATCACTTGAAACATTCAAAGATGTGCATAATGGATATGTGGTTAATGACTCGTGTGTATTTGGAGCTGAAGTTTTTATCATAAATCAAACTGCTCCAATCTTCGCAACACTTTCTGTAGTGCAACGTCGATTCATGGATAATCCTATCTTTCGTTGGGAAATTAAAGaattttctaagataatgaacAAATATGAACACAATTCTCAAGTGTTTTCTTCTGGAGGAATAGAGTG GCATTTAAGTATCGGTCTAGACGGTCAACGAAGCATAGATGGAAAATCGTTGACAATGTTTTTAATGATGGAACATCTAAAAGAATCAACAACTTATGTTGAGTTTTGTCTCCGAGTAATTGATCAACTTAATTCTAAACACAAAGAATTTAAAG TTAATAAATGTTATCCTGGCAAAAATAATGGTTGGGGTGCGAGATTATTGTCACTGGAAGATCTTCacaataattcaaattattatgtTGTTAAAGATACTCTAATTCTAGAAGTTGATTTCTCTCTCATCTCACGTACTAAAGTTTCCACATCTTCCAAACctacaaaaattataaattga
- the LOC133038092 gene encoding ubiquitin C-terminal hydrolase 12-like, which yields MKVDSFSLFSKSINKHKGSVFEASRYKRQLSFYPNNDKNYLSLYLTIIWCNDDDDESDDIAPSINWEVNVNFTLFVYNQTKDNYLVFQVVRRFHEMKKEWGFEQIISLETFKDVHNGYVVNDSCVFGAEVFTINQTAPISATLLVQRRFIDNPIFRWEIKEFFKITNKYEHNSQVFFSGAIEWHLSIGPNGQLSRDGKSLAMFLMMEHPKESTTYVEFCL from the exons ATGAAAGTTGATTCGTTCAGTTTGTtctcaaaatcaataaataaacacaaGGGTTCTGTATTTGAAGCCAGTAGATACAAACG gcAATTGTCATTTTATCCAAATAATGATAAAAATTACTTGTCTTTGTACTTGACGATAATATGGtgcaatgatgatgatgatgagagtGATGATATTGCTCCGAGTATTAATTGGGAGGTTAATGTTAACTTCACTTTGTTTGTCTATAATCAAACAAAAGATAATTATTTGGTCTTTCAAG TTGTGAGACGTTTTCACGAGATGAAGAAAGAATGGGGATTTGAACAAATAATATCACTTGAAACATTCAAAGATGTGCATAATGGATACGTGGTTAATGACTCGTGTGTATTTGGAGCTGAAGTTTTTACCATAAATCAAACTGCTCCAATTTCCGCAACACTTTTAGTTCAACGTCGATTCATAGATAATCCTATCTTTCGTTGGGaaattaaagaattttttaagaTAACGAACAAATATGAACACAATTCTCAAGTATTTTTTTCTGGAGCAATAGAGTG GCATTTAAGTATCGGTCCAAACGGGCAACTAAGCAGAGATGGAAAATCGTTGGCAATGTTTTTAATGATGGAACATCCAAAAGAATCAACAACTTATGTTGAGTTTTGTCTCTGA